In Nodosilinea sp. PGN35, the genomic stretch CCGGAAACTCAAACTCGTCCCGCAGGGCTTCGACCTCTGGCGTAATCATCCCCAGATCTTCAGCCATGATCGGCAGGGTGCCAAAGGTGTCGCGCACGGTTTTAAACAGCTCTGAGCCTGGGGCCTCGATCCATTCGCCGTTGATGGCGGTAGTCTCTCCGGCGGGCACGCCCCAGTAGGCCTGCAATCCCCGGAAGTGATCGACGCGGACGATATCGACGTAGTCGAGCAGCGCCCGGACGCGCTGAATCCACCAGTTGAAGTTGCGCTCTTTGAGCACGTCCCAGTTGTAGGTGGGGTTGCCCCACAGCTGGCCGGTTTCGCTGAAGTAGTCGGGGGGCACTCCGGCCATCAGCGCCGGGGCCAGGGTCTCTTGGTCGAGCATGAAGTTGTCGGGGTAGGCCCACACGTCAACGCTGTCGTGGGCGACGTAGATGGGAATGTCGCCGATGATCTGAATCTGGCGATCGCGGGCGTACTGCCGCAGCGCCTGCCACTGGCGGTGGAACTCAAACTGCAAAAACTTGTGGCAAAAAATATCGCTGGCCAGTTTCTCGCGCCATTCGGCCATGGCCTCGGGCTCGCGCCGGGCTAGGGGGGCGGGCCACTCCGTCCAGCCCGCGCCGCCGTGGGCATTTTTGAGCGCCATAAAAAAGGCAAACTCGTCCACCCAAAAGTGGCAGGCCTCGGAGAATTCCGCCAGGGCCGCCCGGTCTTCCGCCGAGGCCCCGTGCTCAAAGCGACCGGCTGCCCGCTTTAGCAGCTCGGTTTTGAGCGGAATCACCCGATCGAAGTCCACCCGGTAGGGCTCCATATGCTCCAGGTCGTGGAGTTCGTCGTGGTGCAAGAGGGCGCGATCGCACAGTGCTTCGAGGCTAATCAGCAGCGGATTGCCCGCCATCGCCGAGTAGCAGAGGTAGGGCGAGTTGCCGTGACCCGTTGGCCCCAGGGGCAACACCTGCCAAAGCTGCTGACGGGTGTCGGCCAAAAAATCTATAAATCGGTAGGCTTCAGGCCCTAGGTCGCCAATGCCAAACCGACTGGGCAGCGACGTAGGATGCAGCAAAATGCCGCTGGCTCTGGGAAAGGGCATAGCTCCCTCGGTGAAATTCCAGTTGACTCTAACATGGCCTTTGGGGGCAAGACGGCTACCCTGAGAGTTATTTTAGGTTCAACGAATTTTCCGTAAAGCTACTCATTCATGACCGTCTACCGCAACCCTGCCCCCACCGTCGATATCATCATTGAACTACTGCACCGTCCCCACCGCCCCATCGTCCTGATCGAGCGCCACCACGAGCCCCTGGGTTGGGCGCTGCCCGGCGGCTTTGTAGATTACGGCGAAAGCGTCGAGACCGCCGCCCGCCGCGAAGCCCAGGAGGAAACTGGCCTCACCATCACCCTAATGGAACAGCTGGCCACTTACTCTGACCCCGATCGCGACCCCCGCAAACACACCCTGAGCGTAGTGTTTCTGGCCACCGCCACCGCCGACCCCGTCGCTGGCGACGACGCCAAAACCGCCGCTATCGTCAACCCCTGGGAAGTGCCCCCCAACCTTTGCTTTGATCACGATCGCATTTTGCGAGACTATTGGCAGTACCGCTTTTACGGGCAACGGCCCCGATTTGGCAGCGGGTAAGTTTTGAGTTTTGAGTTTTAAGTTTTGAATTTGTGCATCAAGGTCATGTATTCAACACTCAAAACTCAACATTCAAAACTCTCCCCTCCTCCATCACTCCCTACCCCATCACCCCATCACCAAAATGCAGCGCACCATCATCAACACCCCCAACGCTCCTGCCCCCGTCGGCCCCTATAACCAGGCGGTGGCGGCCAGCGGACAGATGCTCTTTGTCTCTGGCCAAATTGCCCTCGACCCGGCCACCGGAAACCTTGTCGGCGAAGGGGATGTGGTGGCCCAGACCGAGCAGGTGATCGCCAATCTCAGGGCCATTCTCACCGCCGCCGGGGCCAGCCTCGACCACGTGGTCAAAACCTCGGTGTTTCTCAAAGACATGAATGACTTTGCCACCGTCAACGAGGTCTACGCTAAGTACTTCGGCGGCGACCAGGCCCCGGCCCGCGCCTCCGTTGAGGTGGCGCGGCTGCCCAAGGATGTTGCCGTAGAGATTGAGTGCATTGCGGTGCTTTAGCAGGGGCGATCGCCGCCATCTAAAGCAATCCTGTTCAGTCGCTTCGATGCTGCTCGCTTCAGCTCTGCTCCAAGGCAGCGGAGTCTGAACCAGCAGAGTCCCCGACCTCACCCCAGGATCTACACTAGAGCCATGGATGCGGTGGCCTAACCATGACCCAAGCCCAGCCTAAGCCCTTAACCTTTATCCAGTATCTCGCTCAGAATGACGGTACTGAGTACCGCCATGAGCTGACTAATGGAGTGCTGATTGACGTGCCGCCGGAGAGCGATGACAACATTTCCCTGGCCCTAGCCCTAGCCGAATGTCTTAAACAAGTTGTCAGCTGGCGGCTCCTTCGCACCCATGCCACTACCCTACAGGTGCAGTCTCTCCCAGGGATTCCCCAGGAGAATCGGTTCCCTGACCTGATGGTGCTAACCCCTGAACTGGCAGATCAACTGAGGGGGCGAAGCAGTGCCATCACGCTTGCCATGCCCAACCCCGCTTTGGTGGTGGAAGTGGTCAGCCCCTACCGCAGTTCCACCGACGACAATTTTCGCCGCGACTACGTTGACAAACGCCAGCAGTACGAGCAGCGCGGCATTGCTAATTATTGGATCGTAGACCCTACGGCGGCGCGAGTGACCGTGTTAGTGCTGGCGCAGGGAGGCTATCAGGCAGAGGTATTTAAGGGGCGATCGCAAATTATCTCACCGGCCTTTCCAACGTTGGCCTTGACCGTTGATCAGCTCTTTGCCCTGGGTAGTCAATAGCTGTCTTCAGCCCTGCCCTATGCTTAACCAGTGCGTGGGATGCTAGAACTCTACTTGGAGTATTGAG encodes the following:
- the malQ gene encoding 4-alpha-glucanotransferase produces the protein MPFPRASGILLHPTSLPSRFGIGDLGPEAYRFIDFLADTRQQLWQVLPLGPTGHGNSPYLCYSAMAGNPLLISLEALCDRALLHHDELHDLEHMEPYRVDFDRVIPLKTELLKRAAGRFEHGASAEDRAALAEFSEACHFWVDEFAFFMALKNAHGGAGWTEWPAPLARREPEAMAEWREKLASDIFCHKFLQFEFHRQWQALRQYARDRQIQIIGDIPIYVAHDSVDVWAYPDNFMLDQETLAPALMAGVPPDYFSETGQLWGNPTYNWDVLKERNFNWWIQRVRALLDYVDIVRVDHFRGLQAYWGVPAGETTAINGEWIEAPGSELFKTVRDTFGTLPIMAEDLGMITPEVEALRDEFEFPGMKILHFAFGGGSDNPYLPCNYESNSVVYTGTHDNDTTLGWFDKMPDYERDRLMQYVGCISSEGIHWTLIRLVLLSVANQAIVPLQDVLGYGSDCRMNTPGKPEGNWAWRYDAEAITDEMRDRLRGLTELANRAPKGE
- a CDS encoding NUDIX hydrolase produces the protein MTVYRNPAPTVDIIIELLHRPHRPIVLIERHHEPLGWALPGGFVDYGESVETAARREAQEETGLTITLMEQLATYSDPDRDPRKHTLSVVFLATATADPVAGDDAKTAAIVNPWEVPPNLCFDHDRILRDYWQYRFYGQRPRFGSG
- a CDS encoding Uma2 family endonuclease, encoding MTQAQPKPLTFIQYLAQNDGTEYRHELTNGVLIDVPPESDDNISLALALAECLKQVVSWRLLRTHATTLQVQSLPGIPQENRFPDLMVLTPELADQLRGRSSAITLAMPNPALVVEVVSPYRSSTDDNFRRDYVDKRQQYEQRGIANYWIVDPTAARVTVLVLAQGGYQAEVFKGRSQIISPAFPTLALTVDQLFALGSQ
- a CDS encoding RidA family protein, translated to MQRTIINTPNAPAPVGPYNQAVAASGQMLFVSGQIALDPATGNLVGEGDVVAQTEQVIANLRAILTAAGASLDHVVKTSVFLKDMNDFATVNEVYAKYFGGDQAPARASVEVARLPKDVAVEIECIAVL